In one Rutidosis leptorrhynchoides isolate AG116_Rl617_1_P2 chromosome 8, CSIRO_AGI_Rlap_v1, whole genome shotgun sequence genomic region, the following are encoded:
- the LOC139861852 gene encoding cyclin-D1-1-like, whose protein sequence is MSVSYSDCFSDLLCGEDSGILSGEDSPECSYDFYYCPDFDESIAEFIEEERKFVPGIDYVERFQSHVLDASAREESVAWILKVQRLYGFQPLTAYLAVNYLDRFIYCRGFPVANGWPLQLLSVTCLSLAAKMEEPLVPSLLDLQVEGAKFTFEPRTIRRMEFLVLGVLDWRLRSVTPFSFIGFFAHKIDPSATYTGFLISRATQIILSNVQEASLLEYWPSCIAAATILCAASDLSNFSLINAEHAESWCDGLSKEKITKCYRLVQGVSPLERSKTRIRVMTRLSTGSGDSSSSSSSSSTSSYKRRKLNNSSWVDDDKRSSPNYRRPNI, encoded by the exons ATGTCAGTATCATATTCTGACTGTTTCTCCGATTTACTTTGCGGCGAGGATTCCGGCATATTATCCGGGGAAGACTCGCCGGAGTGCTCTTATGATTTCTATTATTGTCCCGATTTCGATGAATCAATCGCCGAGTTTATAGAAGAGGAACGGAAGTTTGTTCCCGGAATCGATTACGTTGAACGATTTCAGTCTCATGTTCTAGATGCTTCAGCTAGAGAAGAATCCGTTGCATGGATACTCAAG GTGCAACGTTTGTATGGTTTTCAGCCGTTAACGGCATACCTCGCCGTTAACTATTTGGATCGTTTCATCTATTGCCGTGGATTCCCAGTG GCAAATGGATGGCCTTTGCAACTCTTGTCTGTAACTTGCTTGTCTCTGGCTGCTAAAATGGAGGAACCCCTTGTTCCTTCCCTTCTAGATCTTCAG GTTGAAGGCGCAAAGTTTACTTTTGAGCCAAGAACAATCCGAAGAATGGAATTTCTTGTGCTTGGTGTTTTGGATTGGAGGCTAAGATCCGTTACGCCATTTAGCTTCATCGGATTCTTTGCTCACAAAATCGATCCAAGCGCGACTTATACAGGCTTCCTTATCTCAAGGGCAACCCAAATCATTTTATCAAATGTTCAAG AAGCTAGTTTACTTGAGTATTGGCCATCATGCATTGCTGCTGCAACTATACTTTGTGCAGCAAGTGATCTTTCTAATTTCTCACTTATCAACGCTGAACATGCTGAATCATGGTGTGATGGCCTTAGCAAA GAGAAAATAACAAAATGTTACAGGCTAGTCCAAGGGGTGAGTCCTTTAGAAAGATCAAAAACAAGAATACGAGTCATGACTCGTTTGAGTACTGGATCAGGTGACTCGTCATCTTCATCTTCGTCTTCGTCAACATCATCATATAAAAGGAGAAAATTAAATAACTCCTCATGGGTAGATGATGACAAGAGATCAAGCCCTAATTATAGGAGAccaaacatataa